The following are from one region of the Etheostoma spectabile isolate EspeVRDwgs_2016 chromosome 15, UIUC_Espe_1.0, whole genome shotgun sequence genome:
- the tcf20 gene encoding transcription factor 20 isoform X2: MQNFSNSPVPPSLPPGFSGRAVGGTPYPPQPTDPQISPRMTDDYAGMQQQSLHRSHHHPSQASHMLAYSARNRGAVEAPPTQSNIHSGNTNNPYRKDAMDYYFSMGGKDRHRRGGMAYGAGFGYPNIDGHIPHQYRHAGSGSAPASGLMSPYPVDYGPSAGSGGGAGAGAFSPSHQYNMSQNAAMQSVPGSQMQHRRHGQTFPAVHHGQQHRSYPHSGHRMTPQYPHYSPQGGASTGSSGMYSPPPQRYLDGAASTGFDPKVNSSPSVNSSSNSVSSSVAANNVGPMETVQQSYHASNYPGYSQQTLSLHKQATLQHRNSQHNLGVGYDNSLKMQHQGPSPGSVYAKHHQASNPSTPLTASQEITKSPMHPNAQQTQINQNFSPISNPSPAASAVHSPSCSSSPSPLMGVSDVHGNPSGYGLSHPPTSNPRSSHGQGRLLQTMPQLSPTPNSNSSISSCGSSGSHKAHSMSAVGGSSLPPTGRNKLGPGTGIGSREDGSSIYSSSPLDKMQDAGLNSLNALSSQVANLPNTVQHMLLTDSVLSQKKGKDVGQMQQTTHGVSPSQPRSRNASAASSTSTVKNGSALGIGDGASLDAGADEDSSLMSVCGSSGTKVEREEPFSEGEHGRVRQMSGASSGSEPTGSHAPGQSQTQTGQASAVKAVTSDSPSKEQNVSKTKANEAQIPSSSPSFGCHSSETGPTSHSTPPVSSSPSSTPSTIPPTQPNCVSESGLPHNDHRGGHKRTSEIKNEVIKNESEGAMDNTEKGSSQMQRDGEVNSQNCQDKENRLHAAPRLHNEREEKHTSEEQQSASSVGVIVSARSEGSHTGKSKHPQDNCKEEKHSLRESSSHNGDEGVDLSLYSSLHQKSNFGRPQNPPQSGPHKYGYPESTYGSDLSMKNRGRAGPAGVVDSNSRYLGYQQSQAGYGPMHPKYAGSVAEALVKRGQAAGAKGHEDNSQQFPSLLQEVLQGYNLDRRYGRPEQAFPAHLQVQQPFQTRHPYGITEVSAHSGQMSSSGRTPHPNQRHGREPDFNTDPQLSVKSEVSITKIMQNAEKTEVGVSQSHLTQATDSQQPPTKHINLADYSLPQRKVLSNVSTPSSAVQELLLQEPEPLTGTIGQTESQKSSGSILAPSERRSVICDVSPNRRGTPERDRECDREREWEKSQSGASVIQQPFSSPPTANDLSKKDIAEKQVVKMETTSKDAGSDAANLQTDHHGSGGANEADIEYHSKSVHTSVVMNADPYRRGNVDIPPLPSHPLSTNPLSSPSRHQSYLHGVDLSTGSGSGFPGYRFGDTREGNIMPRSNPHFPSHHPYHNLSPQTQATNKLQMYPHPRGPPHHPHDMNDWVKAMNRPSKEMMMQPGSSPGRHKVSQSEQRQRMISQTDMPGEQHATKMSLHHQGAFFDLKMWESTHSGREGSTMIEGDSFYRTQPPAPVASHVPVPPQNQNAAEPEVSRVAAMEARLPCQPPPPSSTKPSADMNSTQPQQVQRQTKAGGSGDTNPLMLRRRVRSFISPIPAKRQLQAATNLHHSPGAQSESSHHNEDDSSSSDIPCPRLSSPLPGENTYLQPLSPSSGNAKALPPRKGRGLKLEAIVQKITPNIKKPAGHVDDESNHYPGFSHSEIPAFNDSQDQDLAHFPRVAGGDDSYMDESHSLNDMIPFRGVDETGPLPPTAYPCDPHQTSQTLKQDFDFGLGAAVASASGDKEDFTLLGPLPPPPPLPRPVQGSPPPSSSALSDIQHFTNTYQQLETRRGEQSAATLLRQKLQESGMGFDDYPGSDYYGATPPHHSQGHMLNRQHQMSSGRSSLSPQDSKLSESSVPKGYFPSGKKKGRPVGSVNKQKRAQNQAQTQAQTQGQGPLQAQAQSTTQSTPAAPTTPTATATTPDLAQTTSSSPPPAAPPLSDNKNTPPLTPPILTQIVKVDVESEDTPPEIEVKPVRRRRKGVKDEDGSLQARGRQRRRRRGAAPTAPPGAKDYPDTPLGAGGSPGTNRVFIDPNRKGPFVPHIHVENKVPEIGAVCTIVNAGGSGTDSLLTSALSSQLSRRDRDSEKGETDEVETTLQSGKALPSSGYVVSGPVITETNHSGRLLCCLCQKWANYKHLGDLYGPFYPAEYAAKLPKNQPQVRQCPATTGTNKMGPNLDISSNALSAIQDMQTRDTQFTKPPTESDYAISLDSNPIPLTMTARTAPTAGREEMMMHVTGKFSNSASSSSSSSFSSYTSKTTSLTWDMSLDIRPIPELKREPDLEMDQQQTQIQQQLQPSKEEAQQRPQHRKLTSHPRFKRRHKSSDDSPRMVPSNSKASLPFQPPPPALDSLGPLAQLAQLPQMPMDPEELWVHEGCIVWTSGVYLVNGRLYGLQEALDGARETSCSYCEMVGSTLGCYSKGCTLRYHYLCAIEADCSLNEDNFSLRCPKHKVKKEISPRASGQPRQLPGASERG; this comes from the exons ATGCAGAATTTTTCTAACAGCCCAgttcccccttctctccccccGGGGTTCAGTGGGAGGGCTGTAGGGGGAACGCCATATCCCCCTCAGCCAACAGACCCTCAGATCTCCCCACGGATGACAGATGACTACGCAGGGATGCAGCAGCAGAGCCTGCACAGAAGCCATCACCACCCCAGTCAAGCCAGTCACATGCTTGCTTACAGTGCTAGAAACAGAGGGGCAGTGGAGGCACCGCCGACACAGAGTAACATTCACAGCGGCAACACTAACAACCCTTACAGGAAGGACGCCATGGATTATTACTTTTCAATGGGTGGAAAGGACAGGCACAGAAGGGGGGGCATGGCTTATGGGGCAGGATTTGGGTACCCTAATATTGATGGACATATACCTCACCAGTACCGGCATGCTGGATCTGGCTCTGCACCAGCATCTGGCCTGATGTCACCATATCCAGTAGACTATGGCCCCAGTGCTGGTTCAGGTGGAGGTGCTGGTGCTGGAGCATTTTCCCCTTCTCATCAGTACAATATGAGTCAGAATGCTGCAATGCAGTCAGTGCCAGGTTCTCAGATGCAGCACCGCCGGCATGGGCAAACCTtccccgctgtccaccacggaCAGCAGCATAGAAGCTATCCACACTCTGGGCACAGAATGACCCCTCAATACCCGCACTACTCCCCACAGGGTGGAGCATCCACAGGGTCATCAGGAATGTACAGCCCCCCTCCACAGAGATATCTGGACGGGGCTGCTAGCACCGGGTTCGATCCCAAAGTCAACAGTTCTCCCAGTGTCAACTCCAGTTCAAACTCAGTCTCCAGTTCAGTTGCTGCTAACAATGTGGGGCCAATGGAGACTGTTCAACAGAGTTACCATGCTTCAAACTATCCTGGATATTCCCAGCAGACACTTTCACTTCACAAGCAAGCCACACTACAGCACCGCAACTCTCAGCACAATTTAGGGGTAGGTTATGACAACTCTCTCAAGATGCAGCACCAGGGCCCGTCTCCAGGCTCTGTATATGCTAAACATCATCAAGCCTCCAATCCCAGTACACCTCTAACAGCATCTCAAGAAATAACCAAATCCCCAATGCATCCCAATGCTCAACAAACCCAAATTAACCAAAACTTTAGCCCGATATCCAACCCCTCACCTGCTGCCTCCGCAGTGCATTCCCCCAGTTGTagctcctctccctcccctttgATGGGTGTCTCAGATGTACACGGAAACCCCTCAGGTTATGGTCTTTCACATCCTCCTACATCAAACCCCCGAAGTAGCCATGGTCAAGGTAGATTACTGCAGACCATGCCACAGTTAAGTCCCACCCCCAACTCAAATAGCAGCATCAGTAGTTGTGGTAGCAGTGGCAGTCATAAAGCTCACAGCATGAGTGCAGTTGGAGGGAGCAGTCTTCCTCCAACCGGCCGCAACAAATTGGGTCCAGGCACAGGAATTGGATCCCGAGAGGACGGCTCCTCTATTTATTCATCCTCTCCACTAGACAAAATGCAGGATGCTGGCTTGAATAGTCTTAATGCCTTGAGCTCACAAGTAGCCAATTTACCAAACACAGTACAGCACATGCTCCTCACCGACTCCGTGCTTTCCCAGAAGAAGGGGAAAGATGTGGGGCAGATGCAACAGACCACACATGGCGTGTCTCCATCACAACCAAGGAGTCGAAATGCAAGTGCAGCATCAAGCACTAGCAcagttaaaaatggaagtgcACTGGGCATCGGTGATGGTGCCAGCTTAGATGCTGGTGCAGATGAAGACTCCTCATTGATGTCAGTTTGTGGCTCATCAGGGACCAAGGTGGAGCGTGAGGAGCCATTTTCTGAAGGGGAACATGGGAGAGTGAGGCAGATGAGTGGTGCAAGCAGTGGATCGGAACCAACTGGTTCTCACGCTCCCGGTCAGAGTCAAACACAGACTGGGCAAGCATCAGCTGTTAAAGCAGTCACTTCTGATTCACCgtcaaaagaacaaaatgtttccaaaacaaaagcaaatgaaGCTCAGATTCCCTCTTCATCTCCATCCTTTGGATGCCACTCATCAGAGACTGGCCCAACTTCCCATTCAACACCTCCAGTTTCCTCATCCCCCTCATCCACCCCTTCCACTATTCCTCCTACTCAGCCCAATTGTGTCTCAGAGTCTGGTCTACCTCATAATGACCACAGAGGTGGTCACAAGAGGacatcagaaataaaaaatgaagtcatcaaaaatgaaagtgaagGAGCAATGGACAACACAGAGAAAGGCAGTAGCCAAATGCAGCGTGATGGAGAAGTAAACTCACAAAATTGTCAGGACAAAGAAAACCGGTTGCACGCTGCACCCAGATTACACAATGAGagggaagaaaaacacacatctgaGGAACAGCAGAGTGCCAGTAGTGTTGGTGTGATTGTTTCAGCTCGGTCTGAGGGAAGTCACACTGGAAAAAGCAAGCATCCCCAAGACAACTGTAAAGAAGAGAAACACTCCTTAAGAGAGTCAAGCAGTCATAATGGGGACGAAGGTGTAGATTTGAGTTTATATTCCTCCcttcaccagaaatctaatTTTGGACGGCCTCAAAATCCTCCCCAGTCTGGACCACATAAATATGGATACCCAGAATCAACATATGGCTCAGATTTGTCAATGAAAAATAGAGGAAGGGCTGGCCCAGCCGGTGTTGTGGACTCAAATTCCAGATACTTGGGGTACCAACAGTCACAAGCTGGTTATGGCCCTATGCATCCAAAATATGCTGGATCTGTAGCAGAGGCTTTGGTGAAGAGAGGGCAAGCAGCAGGAGCTAAAGGTCATGAGGATAATTCCCAGCAATTTCCGAGCCTTTTACAAGAGGTTCTTCAAGGTTACAATTTAGATAGGCGTTATGGCAGACCAGAGCAGGCCTTTCCTGCGCATCTCCAAGTTCAACAACCGTTTCAAACCAGACACCCGTATGGCATAACTGAGGTTTCGGCTCATTCTGGACAAATGAGTAGCTCTGGAAGGACCCCACATCCAAACCAGAGGCATGGAAGAGAACCGGATTTTAACACAGATCCTCAGTTGTCAGTGAAGTCCGAAGTGTCCATTACTAAGATAATGCAAAATGCTGAGAAAACTGAAGTGGGCGTGTCCCAGAGCCATTTAACACAGGCTACAGATTCTCAGCAACCCCCAACAAAACATATCAACTTAGCTGACTATTCTCTACCACAGAGAAAAGTGTTATCTAATGTGTCCACTCCATCCTCGGCTGTGCAGGAGCTCCTTTTGCAAGAGCCAGAGCCGCTAACGGGCACCATTGGTCAAACTGAGTCTCAAAAATCATCAGGCTCCATATTAGCCCCATCAGAGCGGCGCTCCGTCATATGTGATGTGTCGCCAAACCGACGCGGCACGCCAGAGAGGGACAGGGAATGTGACCGAGAGAGGGAGTGGGAGAAAAGTCAGAGTGGAGCCTCTGTTATTCAACAGCCATTTTCCTCTCCACCAACAGCCAATGATCTGAGTAAAAAGGATATTGCAGAGAAACAAGTAGTGAAAATGGAAACAACGTCAAAAGACGCTGGCTCAGACGCTGCAAATTTACAAACCGATCATCATGGCAGTGGTGGAGCTAATGAGGCTGATATAGAGTATCATTCCAAGTCTGTTCATACATCAGTTGTAATGAATGCTGACCCCTACAGGCGAGGTAATGTTGATATTCCACCCTTGCCTTCTCATCCTTTGAGCACAAACCCCTTATCTTCACCTTCAAGGCACCAGTCCTATCTTCATGGTGTTGATTTATCAACTGGCAGTGGGAGCGGTTTTCCTGGATATCGATTTGGAGATACAAGAGAAGGCAATATAATGCCACGCAGTAACCCCCATTTCCCCTCCCACCATCCATACCACAATTTATCCCCCCAGACTCAAGCCACAAACAAGCTTCAAATGTATCCTCACCCTCGGGGTCCCCCTCATCACCCCCATGACATGAATGACTGGGTAAAAGCAATGAACAGGCCATCGAAGGAGATGATGATGCAGCCTGGTTCTTCTCCAGGAAGACATAAAGTCAGCCAATCCGAACAGAGACAAAGAATGATCTCACAAACTGACATGCCCGGTGAACAACACGCAACCAAAATGTCCCTCCATCATCAAGGCGCTTTCTTCGATTTGAAAATGTGGGAGTCAACACACTCTGGAAGAGAAGGCTCTACGATGATAGAAGGAGACTCCTTCTACAGAACACAGCCTCCGGCTCCTGTAGCTTCACACGTCCCTGTTCCACCACAAAACCAAAATGCTGCTGAACCCGAGGTCTCCAGAGTAGCAGCAATGGAAGCCAGACTTCCCTGCCAACCTCCTCCACCCAGCTCCACTAAGCCTTCTGCTGACATGAACTCCACTCAGCCACAACAGGTGCAGCGTCAGACTAAAGCCGGTGGTTCTGGAGACACAAATCCACTAATGTTGCGGAGGAGAGTTCGTTCTTTTATCTCTCCTATACCCGCCAAAAGGCAACTCCAGGCTGCCACAAATTTACATCACTCCCCTGGGGCTCAGTCTGAGTCTAGCCATCACAACGAAGATGACTCATCCAGTTCAGATATCCCATGTCCGAGGCTCTCTTCCCCTCTGCCCGGAGAGAATACCTATTTACAACCTCTATCTCCATCCAGTGGTAATGCCAAGGCTTTGCCTCCCAGGAAAGGACGAGGTTTAAAACTGGAGGCAATAGTGCAGAAAATCacaccaaatattaaaaagcCAGCAGGCCATGTTGATGATGAGTCAAATCATTACCCAGGCTTCTCTCACTCAGAAATACCAGCATTTAATGATTCACAGGACCAAGACTTGGCGCATTTCCCTAGGGTTGCAGGAGGGGATGATAGTTACATGGATGAAAGTCACTCGTTAAACGACATGATTCCCTTCAGAGGAGTTGATGAGACTGGGCCTTTACCTCCAACTGCCTACCCATGTGATCCTCATCAGACGTCCCAAACCCTAAAACAAGACTTTGACTTTGGATTAGGAGCCGCTGTGGCATCAGCATCTGGTGACAAGGAGGATTTTACCTTGCTCGGACCTTTgccccctcctccacctcttcccCGCCCAGTCCAAGGTTCCCCacctccatcttcatctgccCTGTCGGACATTCAACATTTCACCAACACTTACCAGCAGCTTGAGACAAGAAGGGGAGAGCAGTCTGCTGCTACCCTTCTTCGGCAGAAACTTCAAGAATCTGGCATGGGGTTTGATGATTACCCTGGCAGTGACTACTATGGCGCCACCCCACCCCACCATAGTCAAGGACACATGCTGAATAGGCAACATCAGATGTCCTCTGGTAGGTCCAGTCTGTCCCCACAAGATTCTAAGCTATCAGAGAGTTCAGTGCCTAAAggctatttcccatctggcaagAAGAAGGGCAGGCCTGTAGGGAGTGTGAATAAACAAAAACGGGCCCAGAACCAGGCCCAGACACAGGCCCAGACACAGGGGCAGGGCCCGCTTCAAGCCCAGGCTCAGAGCACAACTCAGAGTACCCCTGCGGCTCCAACCACTCCGACAGCTACTGCCACAACCCCGGACTTGGCGCAGACTACCAGCAGCTCACCACCACCTGCAGCACCACCCCTGTCAGACAATAAAAACACTCCCCCACTGACCCCACCCATTTTAACCCAGATAGTAAAAGTGGATGTTGAGAGTGAAGACACACCGCCAGAGATCGAGGTCAAACCTGTGCGAAGGAGACGCAAAGGTGTGAAAGATGAAGACGGGTCACTGCAAGCCAGAGGacgacagaggaggagaaggagaggagcagCACCGACGGCACCACCAGGGGCCAAAGACTACCCAGATACACCTTTAGGGGCAGGAGGGAGCCCTGGCACAAATAGAGTATTCATAGATCCTAATAGAAAGGGCCCATTTGTTCCACACATTCATGTTGAGAACAAAGTACCAGAGATCGGGGCAGTGTGCACCATTGTAAATGCAGGCGGGAGTGGAACTGATTCTCTCCTGACCTCCGCTCTTTCCTCCCAGTTATCTAGGAGAGACAGAGACTCAGAGAAAGGCGAGACAGACGAGGTGGAAACTACATTACAGTCAGGAAAAGCGCTTCCTTCATCTGGTTACGTTGTTTCAGGCCCCGTGATTACAGAGACCAATCACTCTGGCCGCCTACTTTGCTGCCTGTGTCAGAAATGGGCAAATTACAAGCACCTCGGAGATCTCTATGGACCTTTCTATCCAGCTGAATATGCCGCAAAGCTCCCCAAGAACCAGCCCCAAGTCCGACAATGTCCAGCGACTACGGGCACAAATAAAATGGGACCAAATTTAGACATAAGCTCAAATGCTTTGAGCGCCATCCAAGACATGCAAACAAGAGATACTCAGTTTACCAAGCCCCCAACTGAGAGTGACTATGCCATCAGCCTTGATTCAAACCCAATACCTCTCACCATGACAGCCAGAACTGCCCCCACAGCTGGTAGAGAGGAAATGATGATGCACGTAACTGGCAAGTTCAGCAACAgtgcctcctcttcttcctcctcttccttctcgtCTTACACCAGTAAAACAACATCGCTAACCTGGGACATGAGTCTAGACATCCGGCCTATCCCTGAGCTGAAGAGAGAGCCAGACCTCGAGATGGACCAGCAACAGACGCAAATCCAGCAACAGCTGCAGCCGTCAAAAGAAGAAGCCCAACAGCGACCCCAACACAGAAAGCTGACCTCGCACCCCCGCTTTAAAAGGAGGCACAAATCTAGTGACGATTCCCCCAGAATGGTGCCATCCAACAGTAAGGCGTCCCTGCCCTTTCAGCCCCCTCCGCCCGCCTTGGACTCCCTGGGACCCTTGGCACAACTCGCCCAGCTGCCTCAGATGCCCATGGACCCGGAGGAGCTGTGGGTCCACGAAGGATGCATAGTATGGACCAGTGGAGTGTATCTTGTCAATGGGAGACTGTATGGCCTGCAGGAGGCACTAGATGGTGCCAGAGAAACA TCCTGCTCGTACTGTGAGATGGTTGGCTCAACCCTGGGCTGCTACAGTAAAGGCTGTACACTTCGCTACCACTACCTGTGCGCCATTGAAGCAG ATTGCTCTCTAAACGAGGATAACTTCTCACTGCGGTGTCCAAAGCACAAGGTAAAGAAGGAGA tttcaccCAGAGCATCCGGCCAGCCAAGACAGTTACCTGGAGCATCGGAGAGAGGCTGA